Within the Butyrivibrio sp. AE3004 genome, the region TACGGTTCTTGAAGAGATGCTAATGCAGTATCTGCCAAAGGATAAGCTGCGTGATAGTGAAGAAAGACCTGTAAATGAGAAACCTGAAGAGGTTATCGCTATAGAGGATGAAAGCAGCGTCTCTCCGGAAGTTCATGAAGAGATTAATAAACTTCAGGAAACGGGAATCGTTGACATCAACGCCGGTATTGAGTATGCAGGAGACGAAGATCTTTATGCTGAAACTCTTAGATTTTTCAGAGATACCATAGATGAAAAGGCAGATGAGATTGAAAGCTTGTATTTTGCTGAAAATATCGAGGACTATACTATCAAGGTTCATGCACTTAAGAGTTCGTCGAGACTTATAGGAGCAAGTGGACTGTCAGAAAAGGCAAAACTTCTGGAAGAAGCCGGAAAGAATAATGATTTGGAATACATAAGGAACAATACAAGCGATGTTCTTTATGAATATAGAGGATTAAAGGAGCTACTTGGGAAAATCTGATGGGAGACAATACTAATAACAAAAAAATACTGGTTGTGGATGATGATGACCTTGTGAGAATGATAACGGTCAGAATGCTCAAACCAAGTTATAATGTCATAACTGCCTCATCGGGACAAGAGGCCATTGAGCTCTATGAAAAAGAGCGGCCGGACCTCATCCTGTCTGATCTTATGATGCCCAAAATGAGCGGCTTTGAAATGATGGAAAAACTAAGGGAGACATATAACTTCGTTATTCCGGTCATGTTCATGACGGCATATTCAAGCGATGATACTGAGACAAAGGGGCTTGAAGTAGGAGCTGTAGATTATATCAGAAAACCTTTTAAGGCAGAGGTTCTTCTCCATAGAATAAATAACATAATAAATAACCTCGATAGGATCAGTGGTCTGCAAAAACAGACAGAGATAGAGCCGATGACAGGCCTTCTCAACAAAATGGCGACAGCAAGAGATGTAAATACTGTTGCAGCTAAGGGCAGAGGAATTTTCATGATGATCGATTTGGACAGCTTTAAACTGGTCAATGATCTGTACGGTCATGAAAAGGGCGACAGGGTTCTTATTTATTTTGCGGAGCTTCTCCGCAGTATTATGAGATCCTCGGATATTGTGGGAAGAGTCGGAGGCGATGAGTTCGTGGCATTTTGTCAGAATGTCCGGGATGAAAGAATGGTCGCCGAGAGAACACAGTTCATGAACCGCAAGCTTTTGGATTATACCAAGGAGCTGCTTGGTGAGGATATGAACATCCCTATCGGAGTTTCGGTAGGCGCGACTATATGTCCTGACGAAGGAACAGACTATGAAACTTTGTATAAGAAGGCTGATCAGGCACTTTACACGGTAAAGCAGGCAGGGAAACACAATTATGCCTTTTATATGCATTCCGAAGATAAGAAGCCGGAAAAGTCCGCTGAGGGTATGGAAGAACTACACATGCTTTTGCGGGAAAGAGAGATTAAACGCGGTGCATATGTACTTGGAATGGATCAGTTCAAGCTCATATACAGATTTATGATGAGGTTTCAGAAGAACTATGCCTGGGATGTTCATTTCGTTGTATTCAGCATAGAAGCTGAAGGTGCTGACGAAAGCAAGATATCGAATGTAACGGATCATTTTATGGAAGTTGCAGCGTCCTGTCTTCGCGGAAGTGATGTTATGACCAGGTTTGGAGCAGCAAACGTTCTTGCTATTTTCCTGAAAACTACGGAAACAGACTGTGAGGTTCCTATCGAAAGAATAAAAGAAAAATGGGATCAGGATCCTGAGGCAGAGGGATTTGCCTTTAAATGGGATAAAGAATTTATGATTCAGGATTGATGGAGCAGCAAAATTGCTCCTGATTCAGATACAGGACTTGAGGATAATTTGATGTTTAAAGAAAACACTTCAAGCGAAAATCCGCATCTTCAAAAATATCTTTCACCTATTGGTGCATGGGCACTTGCTTTTGGCTGCAGTGTTGGCTGGGGCTCATTTGTTATGCCGGGGACTACCTTTCTTCCGCTTGCGGGACCTTTTGGAACAGCAATCGGAATGCTTGTGGGTGGTCTGGTGATGCTGCTTATTGGTGTTAATTTTCATTACATGATGAATATGTACCCGGATGATGGCGGAACCTATGCTTTTTCAAAGCATGTATTTGGCTTTGATCAGGGATTTCTTGGCGCGTGGTTTCTGCTTCTTGTATATATGGCCATAGTATGGGCTAATGCAACTGCCATTCCGATAATATGCAGAAATCTTTTTCCGGGAGTTCTCGAAATCGGTCCAAGCTATACCATAGCCGGATTTAATGTATATGTCTATGAGGCGTTTTTATCTTCCACAATAATTGCCTTATGCGGACTTATTTGCCTTAGTGGTGGAAAACTTTCTTCTTTGATTCAAAGCATTCTGGCATTTGTGCTTATTGGGGGAATTGTAATTACC harbors:
- a CDS encoding GGDEF domain-containing response regulator, which codes for MGDNTNNKKILVVDDDDLVRMITVRMLKPSYNVITASSGQEAIELYEKERPDLILSDLMMPKMSGFEMMEKLRETYNFVIPVMFMTAYSSDDTETKGLEVGAVDYIRKPFKAEVLLHRINNIINNLDRISGLQKQTEIEPMTGLLNKMATARDVNTVAAKGRGIFMMIDLDSFKLVNDLYGHEKGDRVLIYFAELLRSIMRSSDIVGRVGGDEFVAFCQNVRDERMVAERTQFMNRKLLDYTKELLGEDMNIPIGVSVGATICPDEGTDYETLYKKADQALYTVKQAGKHNYAFYMHSEDKKPEKSAEGMEELHMLLREREIKRGAYVLGMDQFKLIYRFMMRFQKNYAWDVHFVVFSIEAEGADESKISNVTDHFMEVAASCLRGSDVMTRFGAANVLAIFLKTTETDCEVPIERIKEKWDQDPEAEGFAFKWDKEFMIQD